The Methanococcoides methylutens MM1 genome has a window encoding:
- the smc gene encoding chromosome segregation protein SMC, translated as MYIKEIEFVNFKSFGKKVKIPFFDDFTTISGPNGSGKSNIIDGILFVLGLSSSRTLRAEKLTDLIYNGDKAKKPDFAQVTIRFDNTDREMPVDEDEVVISRKIRETESGYYSYFYFNGKAVSLTDVHNHLAKARVTPEGYNVVMQGDVTRIITMTAGERRKIIDEIAGVAEFDNKRDRALNELEIVRERIERADIIIEEVEKQLEKLKVERDQAVKYQGLKQEKMKFEGFVLLAKLKDARVELENVSQDIVAKEEVREKLKQNLDLKQEKLEGLEDELKDLTSEIQRMGEDEQIQIKKDIEEIKGEVSRCVNSIELADNEIEDIDSRRKKAFLDIEQTKNRVNEIDEKLSEESLRKDSIFSEISERKTERMILQSRIADVDEKFAQTRDELTSFKNELETVRNDKSELMRQEDRLLDSLRRRSAEVRDIENEIDDAKAKAQSSDSDTKSAQYEIEKNTEQINSLTKDLDDLESNRFQIKTVVTDLETTLRKQQQDYAMLEARVRAAEDTSNYSKAVDMIIAEKKHHGLPGIYGTIAELGSVDQKYSTALGVAAGGRMQAIVVETDQDASRGIQFLKQQRGGRATFLPLNKMEARRPYKDLSDRKGVIGYAIDLIDFDPKFEAAYWYVFRDTLIVDTLENARRLIGGLRMVTLEGEVIEKSGAMTGGSMQRKSGLSFAASEKDKLIKIAEKITEFESRRNTAIKKLDAVEGHIADINREIHELEKEISKKEMIFEEIGSRAERLSQLIETKNIELSEIEEQRTKLREEMEEVVSQKNEKEERTGELEEKITSIEEKLSESEIPELNKQAERIDEEMRRLDGRIRDIEADINALNLDREYASSKIEDSRQLIKEMEEKRSTHRERVDGLKAKITELEVTLKNKEQREQELAEELRDMQQKRALKQTEYNAAEKDLMATRSRLDDADKSMMALEATQKALADQTEELKEELERRGIEEVEDVPNYETVSTRIASIEKAMEKLEPVNMRAIDEYDEVDARVVDLKTRRAILFNEREQILDRIDQYETLKKDAFMETFNGINEPFKEIFNELSDGTGELVLDDYEDPFNGGLTLKAQPKEKTLQRLEAMSGGEKSLTALAFVFAIQQFRPAPFYAFDEIDMFLDGSNADRVAQRVKKAGTKAQFIVVSLRKPMIEAAERTIGVTMQENNITNITGVKLR; from the coding sequence GTGTACATCAAAGAGATCGAATTTGTAAACTTCAAGTCTTTTGGGAAAAAAGTCAAAATACCATTCTTTGATGATTTTACTACCATATCAGGACCTAACGGTAGCGGAAAATCAAATATCATCGACGGGATACTTTTTGTGCTGGGACTTTCCAGCTCGCGTACCCTCAGGGCAGAAAAGCTGACCGACCTCATTTACAACGGTGACAAGGCAAAGAAGCCTGATTTTGCACAGGTCACGATAAGGTTCGATAACACCGACCGCGAGATGCCTGTGGACGAGGACGAGGTTGTCATCAGCAGGAAGATCAGGGAAACAGAGAGTGGTTACTACAGTTATTTCTATTTTAATGGCAAGGCGGTCAGCCTGACGGATGTCCACAACCATCTTGCAAAGGCACGTGTGACCCCTGAAGGCTATAACGTTGTAATGCAGGGAGACGTTACCCGCATCATTACCATGACAGCAGGAGAACGCCGCAAGATCATCGATGAGATCGCCGGCGTTGCCGAATTCGATAATAAAAGAGACAGGGCCCTGAACGAACTGGAGATCGTTAGGGAGCGTATCGAAAGGGCTGACATAATTATAGAGGAAGTTGAGAAGCAGCTGGAGAAGCTCAAGGTGGAGCGCGACCAGGCTGTGAAATACCAGGGCCTCAAACAGGAGAAGATGAAGTTCGAGGGCTTCGTACTGCTTGCAAAGCTCAAGGACGCGAGGGTTGAGCTTGAGAACGTCAGTCAGGACATCGTTGCAAAGGAAGAGGTTCGTGAGAAGCTGAAACAGAACCTTGACCTGAAGCAGGAAAAACTTGAGGGTCTTGAGGATGAACTCAAGGACCTTACGTCCGAGATCCAGAGAATGGGAGAGGACGAGCAGATACAGATCAAGAAAGACATCGAAGAGATTAAAGGAGAGGTCTCAAGATGTGTCAACAGCATCGAGCTTGCGGACAATGAGATAGAGGATATTGATTCCAGGCGTAAGAAAGCGTTCCTTGATATCGAGCAGACGAAAAACAGGGTCAATGAGATCGACGAGAAGCTCTCAGAGGAATCCCTCCGCAAAGACAGCATCTTTTCCGAGATCTCAGAAAGAAAAACAGAAAGGATGATCCTGCAAAGCAGGATAGCGGATGTGGATGAGAAATTTGCCCAGACCAGGGATGAGCTCACATCGTTCAAGAACGAGCTGGAAACTGTCAGGAACGACAAGAGCGAACTGATGAGACAGGAGGACCGCCTGCTCGACTCCCTGAGGAGAAGATCGGCAGAGGTCAGGGACATCGAGAACGAGATCGATGATGCAAAGGCAAAGGCACAATCCTCTGACAGCGATACGAAGTCTGCACAGTATGAGATCGAGAAAAATACAGAGCAGATAAACTCCCTGACAAAGGATCTCGATGACCTTGAAAGCAACCGTTTCCAGATCAAGACCGTGGTAACTGATCTTGAGACCACACTTAGAAAACAGCAACAGGATTACGCAATGCTGGAAGCACGTGTCCGTGCGGCAGAGGACACCAGTAATTATTCAAAAGCAGTTGACATGATCATCGCCGAGAAGAAGCACCATGGTCTTCCCGGCATCTATGGAACTATCGCCGAACTGGGAAGCGTGGACCAGAAGTATTCCACTGCCCTTGGAGTGGCAGCAGGCGGACGTATGCAGGCCATCGTTGTGGAGACCGACCAGGACGCATCACGCGGAATACAGTTCCTGAAACAGCAGAGAGGAGGGCGTGCAACTTTCCTGCCGCTCAACAAGATGGAGGCAAGAAGACCCTACAAGGACCTTTCTGACCGTAAGGGTGTCATCGGCTATGCTATCGACCTGATCGACTTTGATCCGAAGTTCGAGGCTGCATATTGGTATGTCTTCAGGGACACACTTATTGTAGATACCCTTGAAAACGCACGTCGGCTGATCGGCGGCCTTCGCATGGTCACACTTGAGGGAGAGGTGATCGAAAAGAGCGGTGCAATGACCGGAGGATCCATGCAAAGGAAGTCCGGACTCTCATTTGCAGCCTCTGAAAAGGACAAGCTCATAAAGATCGCCGAGAAGATCACCGAATTCGAATCAAGGCGCAATACCGCTATCAAGAAACTGGATGCTGTGGAAGGACATATTGCCGACATCAACCGCGAGATCCACGAACTGGAGAAGGAGATCTCTAAGAAGGAGATGATCTTCGAGGAGATCGGAAGCAGGGCAGAGCGCCTTAGCCAGCTTATCGAGACAAAGAACATCGAACTGTCAGAGATTGAGGAGCAGCGCACAAAACTCCGCGAGGAAATGGAAGAGGTCGTATCACAGAAGAATGAGAAGGAAGAGAGGACAGGAGAACTCGAGGAAAAGATCACATCCATTGAGGAGAAGCTCTCCGAATCAGAGATCCCTGAACTCAACAAGCAGGCTGAGCGCATTGACGAGGAGATGCGCAGGCTTGACGGACGTATCCGTGACATTGAAGCTGACATCAATGCCCTGAACCTTGACCGCGAATATGCATCCTCAAAGATCGAGGACAGTCGCCAGCTCATTAAGGAGATGGAAGAGAAGAGATCCACGCACCGCGAACGTGTGGACGGTCTCAAAGCAAAGATAACCGAGCTGGAAGTGACGCTCAAGAACAAGGAGCAGCGAGAGCAGGAACTTGCAGAAGAGCTTCGGGACATGCAGCAAAAGCGTGCCCTAAAGCAGACGGAATACAACGCTGCGGAAAAGGACCTTATGGCCACCAGGTCAAGACTTGACGATGCTGACAAGTCCATGATGGCACTTGAAGCCACACAAAAAGCCCTTGCCGACCAGACAGAGGAGCTCAAGGAAGAGCTGGAAAGGCGCGGTATTGAAGAGGTAGAGGATGTGCCGAACTATGAAACGGTCAGCACAAGGATAGCATCCATAGAAAAAGCAATGGAAAAGCTTGAACCTGTGAACATGAGGGCCATTGACGAATACGATGAAGTGGACGCAAGGGTCGTGGACCTTAAGACCAGAAGGGCGATCCTGTTCAATGAGAGGGAGCAGATCCTGGACCGCATCGACCAGTATGAGACCCTGAAAAAGGATGCTTTCATGGAAACCTTCAACGGCATCAACGAGCCGTTCAAGGAAATATTCAACGAGCTTTCCGATGGAACAGGAGAGCTTGTACTTGATGATTATGAAGACCCGTTCAACGGCGGACTTACACTCAAGGCACAGCCAAAGGAGAAGACACTCCAGCGCCTTGAAGCCATGTCCGGAGGAGAGAAAAGTCTTACTGCCCTGGCCTTCGTCTTTGCCATCCAGCAATTCCGCCCGGCACCGTTCTATGCATTTGATGAGATCGACATGTTCCTTGACGGTTCAAATGCGGACAGGGTCGCCCAGCGCGTGAAGAAAGCCGGGACAAAGGCACAGTTCATTGTAGTATCCCTGCGTAAACCAATGATAGAAGCAGCTGAGCGTACCATTGGTGTCACGATGCAGGAGAACAATATCACAAACATCACGGGTGTGAAATTACGGTGA
- a CDS encoding ScpA family protein, which yields MSDLSEVIEESESNIQKIETSPGSSVDPEFLETLRSLGVDESLVEFSDDVLCEPVEIFVNLAKNGDINPWDIDIVQATDKFLAYIEDMKLMDLRISGRTLLYAAILLRMKSTGIVQEEEEEDDDFLDDEMDFYEVEEYPVPKLPIRRTATRPVTLQELITELKKAEKVETRRKDRRIRRRIEVMDRATTDDVLGIAHEEDIRGRVDKLYEYLEELFQDREEVMFSDLIENSNSRSEKVMTYISLLFLASEKRVWLSQEELFGELYVHPVCETE from the coding sequence GTGAGTGACCTTTCTGAAGTGATAGAGGAAAGCGAAAGCAACATTCAGAAAATCGAGACTAGTCCCGGCAGCTCTGTTGACCCGGAGTTCCTGGAGACACTCCGCAGCCTCGGGGTTGATGAGTCACTGGTAGAGTTCTCGGATGACGTGCTCTGCGAGCCTGTGGAGATCTTTGTCAATCTTGCAAAGAATGGGGACATCAACCCATGGGATATCGATATAGTGCAGGCTACTGACAAGTTCCTTGCATATATCGAAGATATGAAGCTGATGGATCTGAGGATATCCGGCAGGACACTTTTGTACGCAGCCATCCTTCTCAGGATGAAGTCCACAGGTATCGTCCAGGAAGAGGAGGAAGAGGATGACGATTTTCTTGACGATGAGATGGATTTCTACGAGGTGGAGGAATATCCTGTCCCGAAACTTCCGATCCGACGTACTGCAACCCGGCCTGTGACCCTTCAGGAGCTTATTACCGAACTTAAGAAGGCAGAAAAGGTCGAGACCCGCAGGAAGGACAGGAGGATACGCCGCCGTATCGAGGTCATGGACAGGGCAACAACTGATGATGTACTTGGCATAGCTCACGAAGAGGACATCAGGGGAAGGGTTGACAAACTTTATGAATACCTTGAAGAGCTTTTCCAGGACAGGGAAGAAGTAATGTTCTCGGACCTGATCGAAAACTCCAACAGTCGCTCTGAAAAAGTGATGACATACATCTCGCTTCTGTTCCTTGCATCTGAAAAAAGGGTATGGTTATCACAGGAAGAGCTTTTTGGTGAGCTGTATGTTCACCCGGTCTGCGAGACCGAATGA
- the scpB gene encoding SMC-Scp complex subunit ScpB, which translates to MKDKEIIEAVLFAAGGAVDAQTLAKVVNKTAKTVKPVVQELMEEYSTRETGMEIIDLGGRYVMQVKAEYTDLVSPVAPKELRSPILRTLSMIAYHQPVVQAELVDMRGNSAYDHIRELKERGLIEAVPHGRTKLLQTTHLFADYFGLTSNDPESIKKKIVELSRQQGGSEGLDRWLGRKFVGLTPMYSSLADLCGIKDYRVINAYDPTEEELESLADVVKMVISKGYEEKVSRYYDGEIIEVSSTTFGDIIDAINALESVADPDRAKESIELIEDLRERYVSKALVISRKVKPATDMIARIVSDLRLGVSAEGCVVAPDYGTSSDGVDISEGADILVPTHSKVEGDLVDRVCKKYDAIIDGLKNLEK; encoded by the coding sequence ATGAAAGATAAGGAGATCATTGAAGCCGTTCTTTTTGCGGCAGGCGGGGCTGTTGACGCCCAGACACTTGCAAAGGTCGTCAATAAGACGGCAAAGACCGTCAAGCCTGTAGTCCAGGAACTTATGGAAGAATATTCCACAAGAGAGACAGGGATGGAGATCATTGACCTTGGCGGCCGCTATGTGATGCAGGTAAAAGCCGAATATACCGATCTTGTGAGCCCGGTAGCTCCAAAGGAACTGAGATCCCCGATCCTCCGAACCCTTTCCATGATAGCCTATCACCAGCCTGTGGTCCAGGCAGAGCTTGTGGACATGAGAGGGAATTCCGCATACGACCACATACGGGAGCTTAAAGAAAGAGGACTGATCGAAGCAGTACCTCACGGCAGGACAAAACTGCTCCAGACAACACACCTTTTTGCAGATTATTTCGGACTTACATCCAATGACCCCGAATCCATTAAAAAGAAGATAGTCGAGCTTTCCCGACAGCAGGGAGGAAGCGAAGGCCTTGACAGATGGCTTGGAAGGAAGTTCGTAGGACTAACGCCCATGTACAGTTCACTTGCCGATCTTTGCGGCATCAAGGATTACAGGGTGATCAATGCCTATGACCCCACCGAAGAAGAACTTGAGAGCCTTGCTGACGTGGTCAAGATGGTCATCTCAAAAGGTTATGAAGAGAAGGTCAGCAGGTATTATGACGGAGAGATCATTGAGGTCAGCTCCACCACATTCGGAGATATTATTGATGCCATCAATGCACTCGAAAGTGTTGCCGATCCTGACAGGGCAAAGGAGAGCATCGAGCTTATCGAGGACCTCAGGGAGAGATATGTATCAAAGGCATTGGTCATCAGCAGGAAGGTAAAACCTGCTACCGACATGATCGCACGTATCGTCAGTGACCTGAGGCTGGGAGTTTCCGCCGAAGGTTGTGTGGTCGCACCGGATTATGGAACTTCCAGTGACGGAGTGGACATATCAGAGGGTGCAGATATCCTTGTACCCACACACTCAAAGGTAGAAGGCGATCTTGTGGACAGGGTATGCAAAAAATATGATGCTATCATCGATGGTCTCAAAAATCTTGAAAAATGA
- a CDS encoding TATA-box-binding protein yields the protein MTEYNIKIENVVASTKLAEEFDLTKIEAEFEGAEYNKQKFPGLVYRVSDPKAAFLVFTSGKVVCTGAKNVEDVHTVIGDMAKKLNGIGIETIAEPEITVQNIVASADLKAVLNLNAIAIGLGLENIEYEPEQFPGLVYRIDEPKVVVLIFSSGKLVVTGGKSPENCEEGVEVVRQQLDNMGLL from the coding sequence ATGACGGAATATAACATCAAGATAGAAAACGTGGTTGCGTCCACCAAACTTGCTGAAGAATTCGACCTTACAAAGATAGAAGCGGAATTCGAAGGCGCAGAATATAACAAGCAAAAGTTCCCGGGACTTGTATATCGCGTTTCCGATCCAAAGGCCGCATTCCTTGTATTTACATCAGGAAAAGTGGTTTGTACAGGTGCAAAGAACGTTGAGGACGTACACACCGTCATCGGCGACATGGCAAAGAAACTCAATGGAATTGGTATCGAGACTATTGCTGAACCGGAGATCACCGTACAGAACATTGTAGCTTCAGCTGACCTTAAAGCTGTGCTCAACCTTAATGCGATCGCTATCGGACTTGGCCTTGAGAACATCGAATACGAGCCTGAGCAGTTCCCGGGACTTGTTTACAGGATCGATGAGCCAAAGGTTGTCGTACTTATCTTCAGCTCCGGAAAACTTGTGGTCACAGGCGGAAAGTCACCAGAGAACTGCGAGGAAGGTGTCGAGGTCGTAAGGCAGCAGCTTGACAACATGGGACTTTTGTAA
- the aglJ gene encoding S-layer glycoprotein N-glycosyltransferase AglJ — protein MEIQVPLDKNDVCILIPTLNEEATIKQLIEDFQAEGFENILVIDGHSRDRTRQLAEESGAKVVVQEGKGKGQAVQEAFQLIEDPYTVMIDGDGTYLASDIYTVLNPIIEGHADQTIGNRFANFEPEAFTKLNLTGNRVLNKLFGLAYGVWLEDILTGYRGFNKKSIKELNLNEMGFEIETEITVESVKHEMKVEVVPITYVARHSSADTKLNPMRDGFKIGKTIFRMARLHNPMFYFGIFGTLLTLSGIVVGLYVVNEWLSGVTRIPMTILTALLILTGIQMFIFGMLSDLIVSLHRETMRMMRKNNER, from the coding sequence ATGGAAATTCAGGTCCCCCTGGACAAAAATGATGTTTGCATCCTCATCCCGACACTGAATGAGGAAGCAACCATAAAACAGCTTATTGAGGATTTCCAGGCGGAAGGTTTTGAGAACATCCTCGTCATTGATGGCCATAGTCGCGACCGCACCCGTCAGCTTGCTGAGGAAAGCGGAGCAAAGGTCGTGGTTCAGGAAGGAAAAGGCAAGGGCCAGGCAGTCCAGGAAGCCTTCCAGCTTATAGAGGATCCCTACACCGTTATGATCGACGGTGACGGGACATACCTCGCAAGTGACATCTATACTGTCCTAAATCCGATTATTGAAGGTCATGCTGACCAGACCATCGGAAACAGGTTTGCGAATTTCGAGCCTGAAGCGTTCACTAAACTGAACCTTACAGGCAACAGAGTGCTTAACAAACTCTTCGGCCTGGCATACGGCGTCTGGCTGGAGGATATCCTTACAGGATACCGCGGTTTCAACAAAAAGTCGATCAAGGAACTCAACCTTAATGAGATGGGCTTTGAGATCGAGACCGAGATCACCGTTGAAAGCGTAAAGCACGAGATGAAGGTCGAAGTGGTGCCTATCACATACGTTGCAAGGCATTCATCAGCAGATACCAAGCTCAATCCTATGAGGGACGGCTTCAAGATAGGAAAAACGATCTTCAGAATGGCAAGACTGCACAACCCAATGTTCTATTTCGGGATATTCGGTACATTGCTGACGCTGTCAGGAATTGTGGTCGGCCTTTATGTTGTCAATGAGTGGTTAAGCGGAGTTACCCGCATACCAATGACAATACTGACCGCTTTATTGATCCTGACAGGAATACAGATGTTTATTTTCGGCATGCTTAGCGACCTTATAGTATCACTGCACAGGGAAACCATGCGCATGATGCGCAAGAACAATGAACGTTAA
- the thiC gene encoding phosphomethylpyrimidine synthase ThiC, translating to MTIVEDAKAGQITEAMKVVAEVEGLEPEFIRRGIAAGRIVIPTSPYRDVKLCGIGEGLTTKVNASIGASSDIVDLDMEVEKAKAAEAAGADTLMELGTGGDFLGIRKAVCEATSLSVGSVPLYQAFITAAKRDGSIIHMTEDDLWHATEEQAKLGTNFMAIHTGINNIVLDRLKAHGRYGGICSRGGAFMTTWMLHNEKENPLYSDFDYLCEILKEHEVVLSTGNGMRAGAIHDATDRAQIQELIINSECAQKAHDKYGLQVIVEGPGHVPLDEVEMNVKLMKSMSGHKPFYMLGPLVTDVSPGRDHIVTAIGAATSASHGCDFLCYVTPAEHLALPNKEDVIEGVKTSKIAAHVGDMVKLGKRDQDLAMGRARRDLDWEKMFNLALDPELARQIRTERASADEDACTMCGDFCAVKIVNQNYNLAK from the coding sequence ATGACAATCGTAGAAGACGCCAAAGCTGGCCAGATTACAGAGGCAATGAAAGTTGTCGCTGAGGTCGAAGGTTTAGAGCCTGAGTTCATCAGACGTGGAATCGCTGCAGGTAGGATCGTAATCCCAACCTCCCCATACAGGGATGTCAAACTCTGCGGTATCGGTGAAGGCCTTACAACAAAGGTAAATGCATCAATCGGTGCTTCCTCAGATATCGTTGACCTTGACATGGAAGTTGAAAAAGCAAAGGCTGCAGAAGCTGCTGGAGCAGACACACTTATGGAGCTTGGAACCGGTGGAGATTTCCTCGGCATCAGGAAAGCTGTTTGTGAAGCAACCTCACTTTCCGTTGGATCAGTTCCTTTATACCAGGCATTCATCACAGCTGCAAAGAGAGACGGTTCAATCATTCACATGACTGAAGACGACCTCTGGCATGCAACCGAAGAGCAGGCAAAGCTCGGTACAAACTTCATGGCTATCCACACAGGTATCAACAACATCGTTCTCGACAGGCTCAAGGCACACGGTCGTTACGGTGGTATCTGCTCCCGTGGCGGTGCTTTCATGACAACATGGATGCTCCACAACGAGAAGGAAAACCCATTATACTCTGACTTCGACTACCTCTGTGAGATCCTCAAGGAACACGAAGTTGTCCTCTCCACAGGTAACGGAATGCGCGCAGGTGCAATCCACGATGCTACCGACAGGGCACAGATCCAGGAGCTCATCATAAACTCCGAGTGCGCACAGAAAGCACACGACAAATATGGTCTTCAGGTCATTGTCGAAGGTCCAGGTCACGTACCACTCGATGAAGTAGAGATGAACGTCAAGCTCATGAAGTCAATGAGCGGACACAAGCCATTCTACATGCTCGGTCCACTTGTAACAGATGTATCCCCAGGAAGAGACCACATCGTTACCGCAATCGGTGCAGCTACATCCGCATCACACGGCTGTGACTTCCTCTGCTACGTAACCCCTGCAGAGCACCTTGCACTTCCAAACAAAGAAGATGTTATTGAGGGTGTCAAGACATCCAAGATCGCAGCTCACGTCGGTGACATGGTCAAACTCGGAAAGAGGGACCAGGATCTTGCAATGGGCAGGGCTCGCAGAGACCTTGACTGGGAGAAGATGTTCAACCTTGCACTCGACCCTGAACTTGCAAGACAGATCAGAACCGAGAGAGCTTCAGCAGATGAAGACGCATGCACAATGTGCGGTGACTTCTGCGCTGTGAAGATCGTAAACCAGAACTATAATCTTGCAAAGTAA
- a CDS encoding peptidylprolyl isomerase, translating into MKKAIIETNKGKIVLELFEKDAPKTVANFEKLIKQGFYNGLTFHRVIPNFVIQGGCPKGNGTGGPGYTIKCEINPRKHTKGALSMAHAGKNTGGSQFFITHSPQPHLDGVHTVFGKVIEGMDVVNKIKEDDVMTKLKVEEE; encoded by the coding sequence ATGAAAAAAGCAATTATTGAAACAAACAAAGGTAAGATCGTTCTGGAACTTTTCGAAAAGGATGCACCAAAGACAGTTGCAAACTTCGAGAAGCTCATTAAACAGGGATTTTACAATGGCCTTACCTTCCACAGGGTAATACCAAACTTTGTCATCCAGGGAGGATGCCCTAAAGGAAATGGAACCGGCGGACCCGGATACACCATCAAGTGCGAAATAAATCCAAGAAAGCACACAAAAGGTGCACTTTCCATGGCACATGCAGGAAAGAACACCGGCGGAAGTCAATTCTTCATCACACATTCCCCACAACCTCACCTTGACGGAGTACACACCGTTTTCGGAAAGGTCATCGAGGGCATGGATGTCGTCAACAAGATCAAAGAAGACGACGTAATGACAAAATTGAAAGTGGAAGAGGAGTAA
- a CDS encoding DUF1059 domain-containing protein, with the protein MKIIKCRDLGFNCDFMATGSAAEADGVKQKMMDHILEKHLPEKEMSDEDIEDIASRIEILLSRGCGCGAL; encoded by the coding sequence ATGAAGATAATCAAATGCAGGGACCTGGGGTTCAATTGTGACTTCATGGCAACAGGATCTGCAGCAGAAGCTGATGGCGTGAAACAGAAAATGATGGATCACATTTTAGAAAAGCACCTGCCTGAAAAAGAGATGTCCGATGAGGACATTGAAGACATAGCCTCACGTATCGAGATACTACTGAGCAGAGGCTGTGGCTGCGGAGCCCTTTAA
- a CDS encoding helix-turn-helix domain-containing protein: MKDCTIYKTIDIIGKRWTLCILLELYKGNNEEKRFNELKKKLQTITPKTLSIRLKELEQEGLVKKTLDESKDPVIYTYSLTRSGEEFMEIIQSIKRWGLEWKFENKICGLSNCKNCKL; the protein is encoded by the coding sequence ATGAAAGATTGCACCATCTACAAAACGATCGACATTATAGGCAAGAGATGGACTTTATGCATACTGCTTGAGCTTTACAAGGGTAACAACGAGGAAAAAAGGTTCAATGAACTTAAGAAAAAGTTACAGACCATTACCCCGAAGACACTTTCAATAAGGCTCAAGGAGCTGGAACAGGAAGGCCTTGTGAAGAAGACGCTTGATGAATCGAAGGACCCTGTAATATACACGTATTCCCTGACCAGGAGCGGGGAGGAGTTCATGGAGATCATCCAGTCTATCAAAAGATGGGGTCTCGAATGGAAATTCGAGAATAAGATCTGTGGTCTTTCCAATTGCAAGAACTGCAAGCTGTAA
- a CDS encoding NAD(P)/FAD-dependent oxidoreductase — MTKDLLEKGAIIQRDKETYAIAPHIAGGIASPDLLRKIADVSEKYGAAAIKVTSSQRLAIVGLKEEDLDNVWEELGMKPAAAIGLCVRSVRICPGTTFCKRGQQDAVGLGLKLDEKYHGMELPSKLKMAVSGCMNSCAESAVRDIGIMGTPKGFTVMVGGSAGLRPRLADVIAEELDEEEVLDLVDKIITYYKTHTKKHRLGRIIDEVGLDTFKTEVGL, encoded by the coding sequence ATGACAAAAGATCTACTTGAAAAGGGAGCAATCATTCAGAGAGACAAGGAGACATACGCCATCGCACCTCACATCGCCGGAGGTATCGCATCACCGGATCTCCTCAGAAAGATCGCAGACGTATCCGAAAAATACGGTGCAGCTGCAATTAAGGTAACATCATCCCAGAGACTTGCTATCGTAGGCCTCAAAGAAGAAGACCTTGACAATGTATGGGAAGAGCTTGGAATGAAACCAGCAGCTGCAATAGGCCTCTGCGTAAGAAGCGTAAGAATCTGTCCGGGAACAACATTCTGTAAGCGCGGACAGCAGGACGCTGTCGGACTTGGTCTCAAGCTCGATGAGAAGTACCACGGAATGGAACTCCCATCAAAGCTCAAGATGGCTGTATCAGGCTGTATGAACTCCTGTGCCGAGAGCGCTGTCAGAGATATCGGAATCATGGGAACACCAAAGGGTTTCACCGTCATGGTAGGTGGAAGTGCCGGACTCAGACCACGCCTTGCAGATGTCATTGCAGAAGAACTTGATGAGGAAGAGGTCCTCGACCTTGTTGACAAGATCATCACATACTACAAGACACACACAAAGAAGCACAGGCTTGGAAGGATCATTGACGAAGTCGGACTTGACACCTTCAAGACAGAAGTCGGACTTTGA
- a CDS encoding DUF166 domain-containing protein gives MRISFYYTGEFGRKVIGNVVNSSTFCTSCGELCDHCREKKRSYADSVVDIYEFPADLPEFIEEPEEYLPEHMGECDLLIVMDLHPDILSELPKMVEMAGAKAVIAPIEVPKLAPAGLVQQIREKLEKEGIDCEFPKPFCSLVKTGKPLIDDFVDMGFGRPLLTIGVDKERNIFTHAKVLRDAPCGSTWYVAKKIGWSDIDVYKETISGAHHAYPCTASMDKDPQLQDTILHEAGYIIRKSVEEAAHIKGDDTSPEDEK, from the coding sequence ATGCGTATCAGTTTTTACTATACCGGAGAGTTTGGAAGGAAAGTTATCGGCAATGTTGTCAACTCAAGCACGTTCTGCACATCATGCGGAGAGCTTTGTGACCATTGCAGGGAGAAGAAGAGGTCATACGCAGACAGCGTAGTTGATATCTACGAGTTCCCCGCCGACCTGCCGGAATTCATAGAGGAGCCCGAAGAATACCTCCCTGAACATATGGGAGAATGCGACCTGCTGATAGTCATGGACCTCCACCCCGACATCCTTTCAGAACTTCCGAAGATGGTGGAGATGGCAGGTGCAAAGGCTGTAATAGCACCTATCGAGGTCCCGAAACTTGCCCCTGCAGGACTTGTCCAGCAGATCAGGGAAAAACTTGAAAAAGAAGGAATAGACTGTGAGTTTCCCAAGCCATTCTGTTCACTCGTAAAGACAGGAAAACCACTGATCGATGATTTTGTTGACATGGGATTTGGCAGACCCCTGCTGACCATAGGAGTGGACAAAGAGAGGAACATATTCACCCATGCAAAGGTCCTCAGGGATGCACCATGCGGATCCACATGGTATGTCGCAAAAAAGATTGGATGGTCGGACATCGATGTCTACAAGGAGACCATATCCGGAGCACACCACGCCTACCCGTGTACTGCAAGCATGGACAAGGACCCGCAACTACAGGACACCATCCTGCATGAGGCCGGATACATTATCAGGAAGAGCGTTGAGGAAGCAGCCCACATAAAGGGAGATGACACTTCGCCTGAAGATGAAAAATGA